In Mangrovivirga cuniculi, the following proteins share a genomic window:
- a CDS encoding CHAD domain-containing protein yields MLNISIQIRTYLNDNAESIIEIIDDPESDLKTKIHEIRKCLKKLRGALRLIRGNFDDYKKYNVVYRDAGRMLSDVRDATSVIEAIEDLKSTYSNQLYKNTFKPFTNFLIEKRDRLQEMKRMENIFQEIKNDVAETLEKMKTWEIENSFEFIIPGLIKVYKRGKKAYSRVSEDPSPPKLHEWRKRVKYLRYQLDILTPLWPEIIDPLEDEYHKLTDFLGDDRDLFMLKNVIDNNEHRFESEEDSKLLKAIISSQRMEYQQEAIKYGKKLYSLPKKEFVNFLESSWS; encoded by the coding sequence ATGTTAAATATTTCAATTCAAATAAGAACATACTTAAATGATAATGCTGAATCAATAATTGAAATTATTGATGATCCAGAATCAGATCTTAAAACGAAAATCCATGAAATAAGAAAATGTCTCAAAAAGCTGAGAGGTGCTTTGCGTCTGATCCGTGGCAATTTTGATGATTATAAGAAATATAATGTGGTATACAGGGATGCTGGCAGAATGTTATCTGATGTAAGAGATGCTACTTCTGTAATTGAGGCTATCGAAGACCTAAAATCAACATATAGCAATCAGCTATATAAAAATACCTTTAAGCCATTCACTAATTTTCTTATAGAGAAAAGAGATCGGTTACAAGAAATGAAACGCATGGAGAATATCTTTCAGGAGATAAAAAACGATGTGGCAGAAACACTTGAAAAAATGAAAACCTGGGAAATTGAAAATTCATTTGAATTTATAATACCTGGTTTAATTAAAGTCTATAAAAGAGGTAAAAAAGCATACAGTCGTGTTAGCGAAGACCCTTCACCTCCCAAATTGCACGAATGGAGGAAAAGGGTTAAATATTTACGATATCAATTAGACATTTTGACACCATTATGGCCTGAAATAATTGATCCCTTAGAAGACGAATATCACAAGCTAACTGATTTCCTGGGTGATGACCGTGACTTGTTTATGCTAAAAAATGTAATTGATAATAACGAACACCGTTTTGAATCTGAAGAGGATAGTAAGCTATTAAAAGCTATTATTAGTTCTCAAAGAATGGAATACCAACAAGAGGCAATAAAATACGGTAAAAAATTATACTCCCTACCTAAAAAAGAATTTGTAAATTTCCTGGAATCCTCTTGGTCATAA